The Gimesia sp. genomic sequence ATCCAGACCATCTGGTCAGCGGGGGGCGTCTCACAACAGGCACGCCAGATGTCTGTCAGGCGCGTGACATCGACGTCGGTACGTTCGCGATGCCGATGCAGTCGTTCTTCAACGCCCTGACTGCGTGACTGCAGGGGAACGCCGCGATAGGGGTTCTGAGGTGCCCCGTCTTCAGCCGGCTGATGCAGTATAGAAAGGGTTTCCGCCAACAGGCGTACGTCTGCATCAGGGAAGTTGTGTTTCTCGGAGGTCTGCCCGGGAACCCACTTCACAACGCTCCAGGTCCAGGGAAAACGGGGGCCGGAGGAACCGATGTGGATGTGGAGTGGCAACTCCAGGGAGAGCCGCTCTGCAAGTTTTGGCAGACAGCGCTGTTCATTTTGCAGGAAAGGAACCGCGGCAGCACGGCGGGGCAAGCGGACCGCGTGATGTTCGCCAACGCGAAAGATGAAATTGTCCCAGCCTTCATCGACCAGAAACAGAGGCTGATTTGCCAGAGCAGGATAATCGACCAGCAACAGCTGGCGAACCAGGGGAAGATCGACCTGGATTTCAGCCTGGGGGTGGTTCAAGTGGAGTTCCTCAGTTACATACTCGGATCATTAATTTTCATAATAGGACAGTTTGATTGAACTTAAGCAGA encodes the following:
- a CDS encoding aminoglycoside phosphotransferase family protein, with translation MNHPQAEIQVDLPLVRQLLLVDYPALANQPLFLVDEGWDNFIFRVGEHHAVRLPRRAAAVPFLQNEQRCLPKLAERLSLELPLHIHIGSSGPRFPWTWSVVKWVPGQTSEKHNFPDADVRLLAETLSILHQPAEDGAPQNPYRGVPLQSRSQGVEERLHRHRERTDVDVTRLTDIWRACCETPPADQMVWIHGDLHPRNVIVRDGALVGLIDWGDVSAGDPATDLACTWLLLETPASRTAFLDIYDAEPCLIQRALGWALLLGLVLLDSGERRHVSLGQATLRRVLADA